A stretch of the Mesorhizobium sp. Pch-S genome encodes the following:
- a CDS encoding DUF2569 domain-containing protein — protein sequence MSQEGPNPNPIAGNPRGDLNRPLQDGPVGLGGWLILPIIGLLVTPLRGVFHLAGYGGLLASMQRLPGSLSAFLVLEFVGNIVVLIVLPVILLVLLFRKSASFQRLFVLWAAGGLAFIVLDLIGTQVLFGDLMEATNQPLLDEQTTIELLRSVVFSVIWIPYMRLSRRVANTFTT from the coding sequence ATGAGCCAGGAAGGGCCAAATCCGAACCCGATCGCCGGGAACCCCCGAGGGGACTTGAACCGTCCTCTTCAGGACGGTCCTGTCGGTCTGGGCGGTTGGCTGATCCTGCCGATCATCGGACTGCTGGTAACACCGCTGCGCGGCGTATTTCATCTGGCAGGTTACGGAGGGCTGCTGGCGTCGATGCAGCGGCTGCCAGGCAGTCTGTCGGCTTTCCTGGTGCTGGAGTTTGTCGGCAACATCGTTGTCCTGATCGTGCTGCCCGTCATCCTGCTGGTGCTGCTGTTCCGGAAGAGCGCCTCCTTTCAACGCCTGTTCGTCCTATGGGCTGCCGGAGGCCTGGCCTTCATCGTCCTCGATCTGATCGGGACGCAGGTCCTTTTCGGCGATCTCATGGAGGCAACCAATCAGCCGCTGCTGGATGAGCAGACGACAATAGAACTCCTCCGCAGCGTGGTCTTTTCGGTGATCTGGATACCGTACATGAGGCTCTCGCGACGCGTCGCCAACACATTCACCACTTGA
- a CDS encoding iron-containing alcohol dehydrogenase, producing MSKLVSKWNYPTTVRFGAGRISELPDALAATGIKKPLFVTDPGLAKLPVVASTLKILDEAKVPYAVFSEVKPNPIESNLTAGIAAFKKGKHDGVIAFGGGSALDLAKLIAFQAGQTRPVWDFEDIGDWWTRANSDAIVPIVAVPTTAGTGSEVGRAGVITHEESHTKKVIFHPKMLPGIVIADPALSVGMPAFITAGTGMDALAHCLEAYCAPGYHPMADGIAVEGVRLVFENLPKAYANGKDLTARAHMMSAAAMGATAFQKGLGAIHSLSHPIGALYDTHHGMTNAVFMPYVLAFNRDAIEGKIERLAAYCGIKGGFDGFAKAIIKLRKELKVPHTLGGLIKGLDMDKKRKALIADMAIVDPTAGGNPVKLTKKAALSLLENSLSGTV from the coding sequence ATGTCCAAACTCGTCTCGAAATGGAACTACCCCACCACCGTGCGTTTCGGCGCGGGCCGGATCTCGGAATTGCCGGATGCGCTGGCTGCGACCGGCATCAAGAAGCCGCTGTTCGTCACCGATCCGGGGCTCGCCAAATTGCCGGTTGTCGCTTCCACGCTCAAGATCCTCGATGAGGCGAAAGTTCCCTACGCCGTCTTTTCGGAAGTGAAGCCGAACCCGATCGAGTCCAACCTCACGGCCGGCATCGCGGCGTTCAAGAAGGGCAAGCATGACGGCGTCATCGCCTTCGGAGGCGGCTCGGCACTCGACCTTGCCAAGCTGATCGCCTTCCAGGCTGGCCAGACCCGCCCAGTCTGGGATTTCGAGGATATTGGCGACTGGTGGACGCGGGCGAACTCCGACGCCATCGTGCCGATCGTTGCCGTGCCGACCACTGCTGGCACAGGCTCGGAAGTCGGTCGCGCTGGCGTCATCACCCACGAGGAGAGCCATACCAAGAAGGTGATCTTCCATCCGAAGATGTTGCCGGGCATCGTCATTGCCGATCCTGCGCTGTCGGTCGGCATGCCAGCCTTCATCACCGCCGGAACCGGCATGGACGCGCTCGCCCATTGTCTGGAGGCCTATTGCGCACCTGGCTATCATCCGATGGCCGACGGCATTGCGGTTGAGGGCGTGCGGCTGGTGTTCGAGAACCTGCCCAAGGCCTATGCCAACGGCAAGGACCTGACCGCCCGCGCGCACATGATGAGCGCGGCTGCCATGGGCGCCACCGCTTTCCAGAAGGGGCTGGGCGCGATCCACTCGCTGTCGCATCCGATCGGCGCGCTCTACGATACCCACCACGGCATGACCAACGCTGTCTTCATGCCTTATGTGCTTGCCTTCAACCGCGATGCCATCGAGGGCAAGATCGAGCGTCTGGCCGCCTATTGCGGCATCAAGGGCGGCTTCGACGGCTTCGCCAAGGCCATCATCAAGTTGCGCAAGGAACTCAAGGTTCCCCATACGCTCGGTGGCCTGATCAAGGGGCTGGACATGGACAAGAAGCGCAAGGCGCTGATCGCCGATATGGCGATCGTCGACCCGACCGCCGGCGGCAATCCTGTTAAGCTGACCAAGAAGGCGGCGCTGTCGCTGCTGGAAAACTCTTTGTCGGGAACGGTATAA
- a CDS encoding ABC transporter substrate-binding protein codes for MFRFTGKVLSLTAVALMVTTAISSAEPSAELVAAAKAEGQLTTIALPHDWCGYGAVIDAFKAKYPEIKVNELNPDAGSGDEIEAIKANKDNKGPQAPDVIDVGLSFGPSAKKDGLIQPYKVSTWDSIPDSAKDAEGFWYGDYYGVLSFMVNKDLVKNIPADWDDLLKPEYANSVALAGDPRASNQAIQAVHAAGLASGAAAGKAAGEAGLEFFKKLNAAGNFVPVIGKPATLAQGQTPILINWDYNNLSGRDTLNGNPPTEIVIPAKGVVAGVYVQAISAYAPHPNAAKLWMEHLYSDEGQIGWLKGYCHPIRFNDLAKNGKIPQELLDKLPPAAAYEKAVFPTLDEQGAAKEAITKNWDSAVGANVK; via the coding sequence ATGTTCAGATTCACGGGAAAAGTGCTTTCCCTTACGGCAGTGGCCCTGATGGTCACGACGGCGATTTCGTCAGCCGAGCCTTCAGCTGAGCTCGTTGCCGCGGCCAAGGCCGAAGGTCAGCTCACCACGATCGCGCTGCCGCACGACTGGTGCGGTTACGGCGCCGTCATCGACGCCTTCAAGGCCAAGTATCCGGAAATCAAGGTCAACGAACTCAACCCCGATGCTGGTTCGGGCGATGAGATCGAGGCGATCAAGGCCAACAAGGACAACAAGGGTCCGCAGGCACCTGACGTCATCGACGTCGGCCTCTCCTTCGGTCCGTCCGCCAAGAAGGACGGTCTGATTCAGCCATACAAGGTCTCGACCTGGGACTCGATCCCTGACAGCGCCAAGGATGCCGAAGGCTTCTGGTACGGCGACTATTACGGCGTCCTGTCCTTCATGGTGAACAAGGACCTGGTCAAGAACATCCCGGCCGACTGGGACGATCTGCTGAAGCCGGAATACGCCAACTCGGTTGCGCTGGCCGGTGATCCGCGCGCTTCCAACCAGGCGATCCAAGCGGTTCACGCAGCCGGTCTCGCTTCCGGCGCTGCTGCCGGCAAGGCCGCCGGCGAAGCTGGCCTCGAGTTCTTCAAGAAGCTCAACGCTGCCGGCAACTTCGTTCCGGTCATCGGCAAGCCGGCGACGCTGGCCCAGGGCCAGACGCCGATCCTGATCAACTGGGACTACAACAACCTGTCGGGTCGCGACACGCTGAACGGCAACCCGCCGACCGAGATCGTGATCCCGGCCAAGGGCGTCGTTGCCGGTGTCTACGTGCAGGCGATCAGCGCCTACGCACCGCATCCGAACGCTGCCAAGCTGTGGATGGAACACCTCTATTCCGACGAAGGCCAGATCGGCTGGCTCAAGGGCTATTGCCACCCGATCCGCTTCAATGATCTCGCCAAGAACGGCAAGATCCCGCAGGAACTGCTCGACAAGCTGCCGCCGGCCGCTGCCTACGAAAAGGCTGTGTTCCCGACGCTGGACGAGCAGGGTGCCGCCAAGGAAGCGATCACCAAGAACTGGGACTCGGCGGTCGGCGCCAACGTCAAGTAA
- a CDS encoding ABC transporter permease subunit: MFLILPTLYLIVGAFQNVDGAFTLENIVELSQPTILAAYWISIKVSVASSLLGAFIGLAIAIAIVRGGLPNWTRSATLTFSGVASQFAGVPLAFAFLATLGRLGLVTVLLRSVGFDLYQHGFNVLSFWGLTLTYLYFQIPLMVVIITPAIDGIRREWGEAAATLGATQWQYWRMVVIPVIWPSFLGTVILLFANAFGAIATAYALTGSSLNIVPIVLYAQIRGDVLHNANLGYAIAFGMIFITGLANVFYIWFRTRSERWLK; the protein is encoded by the coding sequence ATGTTCCTGATCCTGCCGACGCTGTATCTGATTGTAGGCGCATTCCAGAACGTGGACGGCGCCTTTACCCTGGAAAACATTGTCGAGCTTTCGCAGCCGACGATCCTTGCCGCCTACTGGATCTCGATCAAGGTCTCCGTTGCGTCGTCGCTTCTCGGTGCGTTCATCGGTCTGGCGATCGCCATCGCGATCGTGCGCGGCGGCCTGCCGAACTGGACCCGTTCCGCGACGCTCACCTTCTCCGGGGTTGCCTCGCAATTCGCCGGCGTGCCGCTGGCCTTTGCCTTTCTCGCGACGCTGGGCCGCTTGGGCCTCGTCACGGTGCTTCTGCGCTCGGTCGGTTTCGATCTCTACCAGCACGGCTTCAACGTGCTTTCCTTCTGGGGCCTGACGCTCACCTATCTCTACTTCCAGATTCCGCTGATGGTCGTGATCATCACGCCGGCGATCGACGGCATCCGGAGGGAATGGGGAGAGGCCGCTGCCACGCTTGGTGCCACCCAGTGGCAATACTGGCGCATGGTCGTCATCCCGGTGATCTGGCCGAGTTTCCTCGGTACGGTCATCCTGCTCTTCGCCAATGCATTTGGCGCGATCGCCACCGCTTACGCGCTGACCGGTTCGTCACTCAACATCGTTCCGATCGTGCTCTATGCACAGATCCGCGGCGACGTGCTGCACAATGCCAATCTGGGCTACGCCATTGCCTTCGGCATGATCTTCATCACCGGGCTCGCCAATGTCTTCTACATCTGGTTCCGGACCCGTTCGGAAAGGTGGCTGAAATGA
- a CDS encoding ABC transporter permease, with translation MKSGKFWAWVTFILGAAYFFVPLIATMEFSMRMKRGEYSFEAYRVVLGDARFQESFTFSVVAAVFTIILGVLLVVPTAYWIRLRLPQLRPVVEFVTLLPLVIPAIVIVFGYIRMYGSNSPLPFLSSDMGTNALLVIGYATLALPYMYRAVDTGLRTIDVRTLTEAAQILGAGWTTIISRVILPNVLIAVLSGAFLTFAIVIGEFTIASLLNRPAFGPYLQNIGANRAYEPAALAIIAFVITWGCMSVIQVLSRFAPKSANRPN, from the coding sequence ATGAAGTCCGGCAAGTTCTGGGCCTGGGTCACTTTTATCCTCGGCGCCGCTTACTTCTTTGTTCCGCTGATCGCGACGATGGAGTTCTCCATGCGCATGAAGCGCGGAGAATATTCGTTCGAGGCCTACAGGGTGGTGCTCGGCGATGCACGCTTCCAGGAAAGCTTCACTTTCTCGGTGGTGGCCGCCGTCTTCACCATCATCCTTGGCGTTCTGCTGGTGGTGCCTACCGCCTATTGGATCAGGCTGCGCCTGCCGCAGCTCCGGCCAGTGGTCGAGTTCGTGACGCTGCTGCCGCTGGTCATTCCGGCGATCGTCATCGTCTTCGGCTACATTCGCATGTACGGCTCGAATTCGCCGCTGCCGTTCCTGTCGAGCGACATGGGTACCAATGCGCTGCTGGTCATCGGCTATGCAACGCTGGCGCTGCCTTACATGTACCGCGCCGTCGACACCGGCTTGCGGACGATCGACGTGCGCACCCTGACCGAGGCCGCGCAGATCCTGGGCGCGGGCTGGACCACGATCATCAGCCGCGTCATCCTGCCCAACGTGCTGATCGCCGTGCTCTCTGGCGCCTTCCTGACCTTTGCCATCGTCATCGGCGAATTCACCATAGCCAGCTTGCTCAACCGCCCGGCCTTCGGCCCGTATCTGCAGAATATCGGTGCCAACCGTGCCTATGAGCCGGCGGCGCTCGCCATCATCGCTTTCGTCATCACCTGGGGTTGCATGTCTGTCATCCAGGTGCTTTCCCGTTTCGCGCCGAAATCGGCCAACCGCCCGAATTGA
- a CDS encoding ABC transporter ATP-binding protein has translation MADPFLSIQHVKKSFGPTTVVEDFNLDIERGEFVSFLGPSGCGKTTVLRMVAGFEEPTAGSIIVGGKDVTRLKPNQRNVGMVFQAYALFPNLTVAQNVAFGLKVAGVAKAESDRRVGEMLELIKLPQLGDRYPYQLSGGQQQRVALARALAPKPKLLLLDEPLSALDAKVRVSLRDEIRAIQKELGITTIFVTHDQEEALSISDRIAVMYGGRAEQVGAPFEIYNRPATKFVANFVGTLNVLEGVVSDAGSGRVRINAEEIGLKGKLNGSKTGDTLSLALRPEAIALGPRPGHDATLSGEIADVHFLGSVIRVRVGIGASKISLDTFNNSSTPPPNVGDKAEISFSSGDVLVLH, from the coding sequence ATGGCCGATCCATTCCTCTCGATCCAGCATGTGAAGAAAAGCTTCGGGCCCACGACGGTCGTAGAGGATTTCAACCTCGATATCGAGCGGGGCGAGTTCGTCTCTTTCCTCGGCCCATCGGGTTGCGGCAAGACGACGGTGCTGCGCATGGTCGCCGGTTTTGAGGAGCCGACCGCGGGCTCGATCATCGTCGGCGGCAAGGACGTGACCCGGCTGAAGCCCAATCAGCGCAATGTCGGCATGGTGTTCCAGGCCTATGCGCTGTTTCCGAACCTGACGGTAGCGCAGAATGTCGCTTTCGGCCTCAAGGTCGCCGGCGTCGCCAAGGCCGAGAGTGACCGGCGCGTGGGCGAGATGCTGGAATTGATCAAGCTGCCGCAACTGGGCGATCGTTATCCCTACCAGCTGTCCGGTGGCCAGCAGCAGCGCGTCGCTCTGGCCCGCGCGCTGGCGCCAAAGCCGAAACTGCTGCTTCTCGATGAGCCGCTGTCGGCGCTGGATGCCAAGGTGCGTGTGTCGCTGCGCGATGAAATCAGAGCGATCCAGAAGGAGCTGGGCATCACCACAATCTTCGTCACGCACGACCAGGAAGAGGCGCTGTCGATTTCGGACCGCATCGCGGTGATGTATGGCGGCAGGGCCGAGCAGGTCGGTGCGCCATTCGAGATCTACAATCGCCCCGCCACCAAATTCGTCGCGAATTTCGTCGGGACGCTCAACGTGCTGGAGGGCGTGGTCAGCGATGCCGGTTCCGGCCGCGTGCGCATCAATGCCGAGGAGATCGGTCTGAAGGGCAAGCTGAACGGCTCGAAGACCGGTGACACACTTTCGCTGGCGCTGCGACCTGAAGCGATCGCGCTGGGACCGCGCCCGGGCCACGATGCCACTTTGTCCGGCGAGATCGCCGACGTGCATTTCCTCGGTTCGGTGATCCGTGTCAGGGTCGGCATCGGAGCTTCGAAGATTTCGCTCGACACCTTCAACAATTCCTCGACGCCGCCGCCGAATGTCGGCGACAAGGCAGAGATCTCCTTCTCCTCCGGCGACGTGCTGGTCCTGCACTGA
- a CDS encoding EamA family transporter, whose amino-acid sequence MSLAVFLAVLAAAAMHASWNAMVKVHLDRFLSVTVLTLGMASMALLAVPFVEFPKAEVWPWILASTMFHMGYKLCLIGAYKAGDLAQTYPLARGTAPLLAAIGGIFVVSEVPGPLSIIGILLLCAGTLVMSFRGGGHLEKLNLHAVGYALATSVFIASYTLSDGSGARLAASASSYAVHLFLADGIWSLILCLAVRGPQSLPAMARDWKVGAITGGLSGTAYWIVMWAMTKAPIATVASLRESSILFAMLISVFALGEKMTVWRSAAALGIVAGVGL is encoded by the coding sequence ATGAGCCTTGCCGTCTTCCTCGCCGTGCTGGCCGCTGCCGCCATGCACGCAAGCTGGAATGCGATGGTGAAGGTGCATCTCGACCGTTTCCTGTCGGTTACGGTTCTGACGCTGGGCATGGCTTCGATGGCATTGCTGGCGGTGCCCTTTGTCGAATTTCCCAAAGCCGAAGTATGGCCGTGGATTCTTGCCTCGACCATGTTCCATATGGGCTACAAGCTCTGCCTGATCGGCGCATACAAGGCTGGCGATCTTGCCCAGACCTATCCGCTGGCGCGCGGTACTGCTCCCTTGCTCGCTGCCATAGGTGGCATCTTCGTCGTTTCCGAAGTGCCCGGGCCGCTGTCGATCATCGGTATCCTGCTCCTGTGCGCCGGCACGCTGGTGATGTCGTTTCGCGGCGGCGGTCATCTGGAAAAGCTCAATCTGCACGCCGTCGGCTATGCGCTTGCTACCTCCGTCTTCATCGCCAGCTACACTTTGTCCGACGGCAGTGGCGCGCGGCTCGCGGCCAGCGCCTCGAGCTATGCGGTCCACCTGTTCCTCGCAGACGGCATCTGGTCGCTGATCCTGTGCCTGGCCGTGCGCGGACCGCAATCACTGCCGGCCATGGCGCGCGACTGGAAGGTCGGCGCCATCACGGGAGGTCTGAGTGGCACCGCCTACTGGATCGTGATGTGGGCGATGACCAAGGCGCCGATCGCCACCGTGGCGTCCCTGCGCGAAAGCTCGATCCTGTTCGCCATGCTGATCTCCGTCTTCGCGCTCGGCGAAAAGATGACGGTGTGGCGCAGTGCGGCGGCACTTGGCATTGTCGCCGGCGTCGGGCTTTGA